One Ricinus communis isolate WT05 ecotype wild-type chromosome 2, ASM1957865v1, whole genome shotgun sequence DNA segment encodes these proteins:
- the LOC8277774 gene encoding dnaJ homolog subfamily B member 4: MVHHPQIVGLPTGASSISEQRKKNFNFKHFCKVYLPAIVRWSRIKKTLSSSPSSPPSNSHSSGVAEPPEAKPKATHESVEELGEEIEEETMKSVHSYSMRGDNPASSNRYYKHKSLENCFPHLSSPLSRNGSRRSPSPSPSFLYRSVSRGSTESNHGFSSSSLSRNASRRSTTPIMFSNSTGMLKPPAVQKYLECTLEDLCHGCTKKIKVTRDVLTNTGQIVQEEELLTIDIKPGWKKGTKITFEGMGNERPGTCPADITFVIAEKRHPLFRREGDDLEIAVEIPLVKALTGCDISIPLLGGERTTLMIDDIIYPGFQKIVKGQGMPNTKEHGKKGNLKVIFLVEFPTELTNEQRSDVLSILEDSC; this comes from the exons atgGTACACCATCCTCAGATTGTTGGCCTTCCAACAGGTGCCTCCTCCATTTCTGAGCAGAGGAAGAAGAATTTCAACTTCAAACATTTTTGTAAAGTTTACTTACCAGCAATCGTAAGATGGTCTCGCATTAAGAAAACATTATCTTCATCACCATCATCTCCACCTTCAAATTCACATTCTTCGGGCGTAGCTGAACCACCGGAAGCAAAACCAAAAGCCACCCACGAATCTGTTGAG GAGCTTGGTGAAGAAATAGAAGAGGAAACAATGAAAAGTGTTCACAGCTATAGTATGCGAGGAGATAATCCTGCAAGCTCTAATAGATATTACAAGCATAAAAGCTTGGAAAATTGTTTTCCACACTTATCTTCTCCTTTATCGAGAAATGGGAGTAGAAGGAGTCCATCCCCATCACCATCCTTTCTATATAGAAGCGTGAGCAGGGGAAGCACAGAGTCGAATCATGGCTTCTCTTCTTCATCTCTTTCAAGAAATGCAAGCAGGAGAAGCACCACACCTATCATGTTTTCAAATTCAACGGGGATGTTGAAACCTCCAGCTGTTCAAAAGTATCTTGAGTGCACTCTTGAGGACTTGTGCCATGGATGCACGAAGAAGATTAAGGTTACAAGAGATGTCCTTACGAACACAGG TCAAATAGTTCAAGAAGAGGAACTACTGACGATAGACATAAAGCCAGGATGGAAAAAAGGAACGAAGATAACATTCGAAGGAATGGGAAATGAGAGACCTGGAACTTGTCCAGCAGACATAACTTTTGTGATTGCTGAGAAAAGACATCCTCTGTTCCGGAGAGAAGGAGATGATTTGGAAATAGCCGTAGAAATCCCCTTAGTAAAGGCACTTACTGGGTGTGACATTTCAATCCCTTTGCTAGGCGGTGAAAGAACTACGCTGATGATTGACGATATCATCTACCCTGGCTTCCAGAAGATCGTAAAAGGACAAGGTATGCCCAACACAAAGGAGCatggaaagaaaggaaatttgAAGGTTATCTTCCTAGTTGAGTTCCCAACGGAACTGACAAACGAACAACGATCTGATGTTCTTAGTATCTTAGAAGATTCTTGTTGA